A portion of the Brockia lithotrophica genome contains these proteins:
- a CDS encoding RecA protein, with protein sequence MVDAVGAGGRRTEGEFAVTERKAALERAIAEIERQFGKGAIMRLGEAQVGPIPVASSGSLALDIALGVGGYPRGRIVEIFGPESSGKTTFALHAIAEVQKQGGIAAFIDAEHALDPTYAEKLGVNIDELYVSQPDTGEQALEICEALVRSGEVDIVVVDSVAALVPKAELEGEMGDAHVGLQARLMSQALRKLAGAISKSRTIAIFINQLREKVGVMFGNPETTPGGRALKFYASIRLDVRRVDAIKQGTEVVGAKTRVRVVKNKVAPPFRTADVDILFGEGISKEGELLDLGTEIGVVVKSGSWFAYGDTRLGQGRENAKQFLRENPAIAREIEAKIREHYALHQPPARAEGDIPEGSGEA encoded by the coding sequence TTGGTCGACGCGGTCGGTGCGGGAGGGCGGCGCACGGAGGGAGAGTTCGCCGTGACGGAACGGAAAGCGGCGTTGGAGCGCGCCATAGCGGAAATTGAACGTCAGTTTGGAAAGGGGGCGATCATGCGCCTGGGGGAGGCGCAGGTCGGTCCCATTCCCGTGGCATCTTCCGGGTCGCTCGCCCTGGACATCGCCCTGGGAGTAGGGGGGTACCCCCGGGGACGGATCGTCGAGATCTTCGGACCGGAATCCTCTGGGAAGACGACGTTTGCCCTGCACGCCATCGCGGAGGTGCAGAAGCAGGGCGGCATTGCCGCCTTCATCGACGCCGAGCATGCCCTCGATCCGACGTACGCGGAGAAACTCGGGGTGAACATCGACGAGCTCTACGTCTCGCAGCCGGACACGGGCGAGCAGGCGCTGGAGATCTGCGAAGCGCTCGTCCGAAGCGGCGAGGTGGACATCGTCGTCGTGGACTCCGTGGCCGCCCTCGTGCCCAAGGCGGAGCTCGAGGGCGAAATGGGCGACGCCCACGTGGGTCTCCAGGCCCGGCTCATGTCCCAGGCGTTGCGCAAGCTCGCCGGGGCGATCAGCAAATCGAGGACGATCGCCATCTTCATCAACCAGCTGCGCGAAAAGGTCGGGGTGATGTTCGGCAACCCGGAGACGACTCCGGGCGGACGGGCGCTCAAGTTTTACGCGAGCATCCGCCTCGACGTGCGCCGCGTAGATGCGATCAAGCAGGGGACGGAGGTCGTAGGCGCGAAGACGCGCGTCCGCGTCGTGAAAAACAAGGTCGCCCCTCCCTTCCGCACGGCAGACGTGGACATCCTCTTCGGGGAAGGGATTTCCAAGGAAGGCGAACTACTCGACCTCGGCACGGAAATCGGCGTCGTCGTGAAGAGCGGTTCTTGGTTCGCGTACGGCGACACGCGTCTCGGGCAGGGGCGAGAAAACGCCAAGCAGTTCCTCAGGGAGAACCCCGCCATTGCCCGGGAAATCGAGGCGAAAATCCGCGAGCACTACGCCTTACACCAACCGCCGGCGCGGGCGGAAGGGGACATCCCCGAAGGGTCGGGGGAGGCCTGA
- a CDS encoding DEAD-box ATP-dependent RNA helicase CshA, which yields MNMSAFQEFGISDATLRALRDMGFEEPSPIQREAIPVILRGKDVIGQAQTGTGKTAAFGIPIVETVDPRVPHVQALILVPTRELAVQVSGEIRRIAKYKLLKVLPVYGGQSIVHQVRAIRQGVHVVIGTPGRLLDHLERGTLDLSRVKILVLDEADEMLDMGFIEDIERILERLPRERQNLLFSATMPPPILALTRRYMRDPVTIRVTRDDKLTAPSITQVYYKVLERNKLEALARILDAEEIEQSIIFCRTKKGVDELTEALQARGYLADGIHGDLTQAQRERVMRDFRAGRIEHLIATDVAARGLDIPNVSHVINYDIPQDPESYVHRIGRTGRAGRSGVAITLVTPREMKQLRMIQEVTRVHIEPRDLPSAGEINLRRADAFLSEVEEAIAAGEFHPVARDLAAHLQERFSAEALVPALVHLALRESLEEEAGHGYDFGETGAQEGMVRFFLNVGKNVQLTPKRLAEELAKLVGISESEIGRIDIFDRFSFVEVPEAVAPFVYEALQGGRLMGLRINVEPARPRQRS from the coding sequence ATGAACATGTCGGCGTTTCAGGAGTTCGGGATTTCCGATGCGACGCTTCGGGCGCTCCGGGACATGGGGTTTGAAGAACCGTCGCCGATCCAGCGCGAGGCAATTCCCGTGATCTTGCGGGGAAAGGACGTCATCGGCCAGGCGCAGACCGGCACGGGTAAGACGGCGGCTTTCGGGATCCCCATCGTGGAAACGGTAGACCCGCGCGTACCCCACGTGCAAGCCCTCATTCTCGTCCCTACGCGCGAGCTCGCCGTCCAGGTTTCGGGCGAGATTCGGCGCATCGCGAAGTACAAGCTGCTCAAGGTTCTGCCCGTGTACGGCGGTCAGTCCATCGTGCACCAAGTTCGGGCGATTCGCCAGGGCGTCCACGTGGTCATCGGCACGCCGGGCCGCCTCCTCGACCATCTCGAACGTGGAACGCTCGATTTGAGCCGCGTAAAGATCCTCGTGCTCGACGAGGCGGACGAGATGTTGGACATGGGCTTCATCGAAGACATCGAACGGATCCTCGAGCGGCTCCCCCGCGAGCGGCAGAACCTCCTCTTTTCGGCGACGATGCCGCCGCCGATTCTCGCCCTTACGCGGCGCTACATGCGCGATCCCGTTACGATCCGCGTGACCCGCGACGACAAACTCACCGCTCCTTCGATCACGCAGGTGTACTACAAGGTTCTGGAGCGCAACAAGCTCGAGGCGCTCGCCCGCATCCTCGACGCGGAAGAGATCGAGCAGTCGATCATCTTTTGCCGGACGAAAAAGGGCGTCGACGAACTTACGGAAGCCTTGCAGGCGCGCGGGTATTTGGCGGACGGGATCCACGGCGATCTCACGCAGGCGCAGCGCGAACGCGTGATGCGCGACTTCCGCGCCGGGCGGATCGAGCACCTCATCGCCACGGACGTGGCCGCCCGCGGCCTCGACATCCCGAACGTGAGCCACGTGATCAACTACGACATCCCCCAGGACCCCGAGAGCTACGTCCACCGCATCGGACGCACCGGGAGGGCGGGGCGGAGCGGTGTGGCGATCACCCTCGTCACCCCGCGGGAGATGAAGCAGCTCCGCATGATCCAGGAGGTCACCCGCGTGCACATCGAACCGCGTGACCTCCCCTCCGCGGGGGAGATCAACCTGCGCCGTGCGGACGCCTTTCTCAGCGAAGTGGAGGAGGCGATCGCGGCGGGCGAGTTCCACCCCGTGGCCCGCGACCTCGCCGCGCACCTTCAGGAACGCTTCTCCGCCGAGGCGCTCGTCCCCGCCCTCGTGCACCTCGCCCTGCGCGAGAGCTTGGAGGAAGAAGCCGGGCACGGCTACGACTTCGGGGAGACGGGCGCACAGGAGGGCATGGTCCGCTTCTTCCTGAACGTGGGCAAAAACGTCCAGCTCACGCCGAAGCGCCTCGCCGAAGAGCTGGCCAAGCTCGTGGGGATCTCCGAATCGGAGATCGGCCGCATCGACATCTTCGACCGCTTTTCCTTCGTCGAGGTGCCGGAAGCCGTCGCACCTTTCGTATACGAGGCACTCCAGGGCGGCCGTTTGATGGGCCTGCGCATCAACGTCGAGCCCGCGCGCCCACGCCAGCGCTCCTGA
- a CDS encoding C-terminal domain of CinA type S: MRAAILTVGTELLVGHVVNTNATFLTAALNELGFDVYFQLVVGDNRVRIREALSFLEERAELIVLTGGLGPTDDDLTRDAVAEHLGLGLKEDEVWLAKIESRKESRGQTPLPQEGRQALLLEGATPFPNEVGLALGMAVRARGHTYVLLPGPPGELVPMFERHVAPYLRETFPGGRPLVSRYLRFLGLEEGALFARIEDLIREQGDPTIAPYTEEGEVILRLATRAATPEEAREKLAPLERAVLERLGPYFYGEGKDTTVARVLLDELVARGATLVTAESCTGGELASRFVAEAGASKVYLGGFIPYATDRKAAWLGLSPRKLAEEGAVSAWTAVELARAARRLGGSTYALSTTCAAGPAPADGKPVGTAFVGLSAPDGDRAYALRLCGSRGHVRVRLAKLALFFLLRAVRGEDAPADGGPDRGQSADEEAGGERDA, translated from the coding sequence GTGAGGGCGGCAATCCTCACCGTCGGGACGGAACTCCTCGTCGGCCACGTCGTCAACACGAACGCCACGTTTCTCACGGCGGCGCTGAACGAGCTCGGCTTCGACGTCTACTTCCAGCTCGTCGTCGGGGACAACCGGGTGCGGATCCGCGAGGCGCTCTCCTTTCTCGAGGAGAGGGCGGAGCTCATCGTCCTCACCGGCGGGTTGGGACCTACGGACGATGACCTCACGCGCGACGCCGTTGCCGAGCACCTCGGCCTCGGCCTCAAGGAGGACGAGGTGTGGCTGGCCAAGATCGAATCGCGGAAAGAGTCTCGCGGTCAGACTCCTCTCCCGCAGGAAGGCCGCCAGGCTCTCCTCCTCGAAGGGGCGACGCCCTTTCCCAACGAGGTGGGGCTCGCCTTGGGGATGGCCGTGAGGGCCCGCGGGCACACGTACGTCCTCCTCCCGGGGCCGCCCGGAGAGCTCGTTCCGATGTTCGAACGTCACGTGGCCCCCTACCTGCGGGAGACGTTTCCCGGCGGCCGTCCCCTCGTGAGTCGTTACCTCCGCTTCCTCGGCCTTGAGGAAGGGGCGCTCTTCGCCCGAATCGAGGACCTCATCCGCGAGCAGGGGGACCCGACGATCGCACCGTACACGGAGGAAGGCGAGGTGATCCTTCGCCTCGCCACCCGCGCCGCGACACCCGAAGAAGCCCGCGAAAAACTCGCCCCCCTTGAGCGCGCCGTGCTCGAGCGTCTTGGGCCGTACTTCTACGGGGAGGGCAAGGACACCACCGTCGCCCGGGTGCTTTTGGACGAGCTCGTAGCCCGCGGGGCAACGCTCGTCACCGCCGAGAGCTGCACGGGCGGCGAACTCGCCTCCCGCTTCGTCGCCGAAGCCGGGGCGTCCAAGGTGTACCTCGGCGGCTTCATCCCCTACGCCACCGATCGCAAGGCCGCGTGGCTCGGGCTATCGCCGCGGAAGCTCGCAGAAGAGGGGGCGGTGAGCGCCTGGACTGCCGTGGAACTCGCCCGCGCAGCGCGCCGCCTCGGGGGAAGCACCTACGCGCTCTCCACCACCTGCGCCGCCGGTCCCGCTCCTGCCGACGGGAAGCCCGTGGGCACGGCGTTTGTCGGGTTGAGCGCGCCCGACGGGGACCGGGCGTACGCCCTCCGACTCTGCGGCTCCCGGGGCCATGTTCGCGTCCGGCTGGCAAAGCTCGCCCTCTTTTTTCTCCTGCGGGCGGTGCGGGGAGAAGACGCACCGGCGGACGGAGGACCCGACCGTGGACAAAGTGCCGACGAGGAGGCAGGCGGAGAACGAGACGCTTAG
- a CDS encoding CDP-diacylglycerol--glycerol-3-phosphate 3-phosphatidyltransferase yields the protein MNLAWPNRLTLLRLGLIPVLWWALVTPGTVARWASLFLFSLAAVTDVLDGYIARRYGPITTFGKIFDPLADKVLVSAVFLAYISRQVLPAWWFLAVLFREFAVSGLRTVAAANAVVLAADAGGKLKTLLQLVGLFALLLADVPAVAEAAYWVGTFAWWVLYASVWVALLSGVGYFWRTRDLWWREGEEKA from the coding sequence ATGAACCTCGCGTGGCCGAATCGACTCACCCTCCTCCGGCTCGGCCTCATTCCGGTGTTGTGGTGGGCCCTCGTCACTCCGGGGACGGTCGCGCGTTGGGCTTCCCTTTTCCTCTTTTCCCTTGCGGCGGTGACGGATGTGCTGGACGGCTACATCGCCCGCCGGTACGGCCCGATCACGACCTTCGGAAAGATCTTCGATCCGCTTGCGGACAAGGTGCTCGTCTCCGCGGTCTTCCTCGCCTACATCTCCCGGCAGGTCCTGCCCGCGTGGTGGTTCCTCGCCGTCCTCTTCCGCGAGTTCGCCGTATCGGGCCTCCGCACCGTCGCCGCGGCAAACGCCGTCGTCCTCGCCGCCGACGCGGGAGGAAAGCTCAAGACGCTCCTACAGCTCGTCGGGCTTTTCGCCCTTCTCCTCGCCGACGTACCGGCCGTGGCGGAAGCGGCCTATTGGGTTGGCACGTTTGCCTGGTGGGTGCTCTACGCCTCCGTGTGGGTCGCCCTTCTTTCGGGCGTCGGGTACTTTTGGCGCACGCGGGACCTGTGGTGGAGGGAAGGGGAGGAAAAGGCGTGA
- a CDS encoding Ribosomal protein S12p, producing the protein MSIKVSFQTLGCDKNAVDTEILAHVLREAGYTVVPPEEEADVRVVNTCAFIREAKETSLASLFQAAQEKERGRLRAVVAAGCLVQRYGEILRDELPEVDGFLGTGDLEHISEAVRRALGGERPFFVSVPENASYEHLSRLRPPGPVAYVKVAEGCRRRCSFCAIPLVRGGLRSRSIRSVVAEVEALLEEGVREVVLVAQDLSAYGLDLAGRSLLPDLIRTLDPLLRGRWLRLLYLYPSGITAELLEAMARSSSVVPYFDLSLQHVVPELLRRMGRDPRAWDAEGIVQRIREIFPDAALRSSFIVGFPGETEEDFAALLEFVRRAEIEHVGAFPYSPEEGTRAFALREGRVPLRERRRRAELLMEVGRKVAERRNGRRLGRVVPVLVERILPNGEAVGRTPYDAPEIDGRTTVRGYAGPAGEFVAVRLEHAWETETFGTFVPADPFSSFAAHATPRGRTGARGFAAEVPAAEKPAAGGEERGTRR; encoded by the coding sequence GTGTCGATCAAGGTTTCCTTCCAGACGCTCGGGTGTGACAAGAACGCGGTGGATACGGAGATCCTCGCGCACGTCTTGCGGGAGGCGGGCTACACCGTCGTTCCTCCCGAGGAAGAAGCGGACGTCCGCGTCGTGAACACATGCGCCTTCATCCGTGAAGCCAAGGAGACGTCCCTTGCATCGCTCTTTCAAGCGGCTCAGGAAAAGGAGCGCGGGCGCCTGCGGGCGGTGGTCGCCGCGGGTTGCCTCGTGCAGAGGTACGGAGAAATCCTTCGGGACGAGCTCCCGGAGGTCGACGGATTCCTCGGGACGGGGGACTTGGAGCACATTTCCGAAGCGGTGCGGCGGGCGCTCGGAGGGGAGCGCCCGTTCTTTGTAAGCGTTCCCGAAAACGCCTCGTATGAACACCTCAGCCGCCTTCGCCCGCCCGGACCCGTAGCCTACGTCAAGGTGGCGGAGGGGTGCCGACGCCGCTGCAGCTTTTGCGCGATTCCCCTCGTTCGCGGCGGCCTACGTTCGCGCTCGATTCGTTCCGTGGTCGCCGAGGTGGAGGCCCTCCTCGAAGAGGGGGTGCGCGAGGTGGTCCTCGTAGCCCAGGACCTCAGCGCCTACGGCCTCGACCTCGCCGGCCGTTCCCTCTTGCCCGACCTCATCCGGACGTTGGACCCCCTCCTCCGGGGACGCTGGTTGCGGCTCCTCTACCTCTACCCTTCGGGCATCACCGCGGAGCTCCTCGAGGCGATGGCCCGTTCGTCCAGCGTCGTCCCCTATTTCGATCTTTCCCTGCAGCACGTCGTCCCCGAGCTTCTGCGTCGAATGGGCCGCGATCCCCGGGCTTGGGACGCCGAAGGGATCGTGCAGCGCATCCGCGAGATCTTCCCCGACGCTGCCCTGCGATCTTCCTTCATCGTCGGCTTTCCCGGGGAGACGGAGGAGGACTTTGCCGCCCTTCTCGAGTTCGTACGGCGGGCGGAAATCGAGCACGTCGGGGCATTCCCTTACTCGCCCGAGGAGGGAACGCGCGCCTTCGCCTTGCGCGAGGGACGGGTGCCGCTTCGGGAGCGCCGGCGGCGGGCAGAGCTCCTCATGGAGGTCGGTCGAAAGGTCGCCGAGCGCCGGAACGGACGGCGCCTCGGCCGCGTAGTTCCCGTGCTCGTCGAGCGCATCCTCCCGAATGGCGAGGCCGTGGGACGGACGCCCTACGACGCCCCGGAGATCGACGGGCGAACGACCGTGCGCGGATACGCAGGTCCGGCGGGGGAATTCGTCGCCGTTCGCCTCGAACACGCGTGGGAGACGGAGACCTTCGGGACCTTCGTCCCCGCCGACCCCTTCTCGAGTTTCGCCGCGCACGCGACGCCGCGCGGGCGCACCGGAGCACGAGGTTTTGCGGCCGAAGTACCGGCCGCCGAAAAACCTGCGGCGGGCGGCGAGGAAAGGGGGACCCGCCGATGA
- a CDS encoding Transcriptional regulator in cluster with unspecified monosaccharide ABC transport system has protein sequence MPELGEVIRRAREEKGMGLDELAAITKIQRRYLEALEAGQYTRLPGPFYTRAFVRSVAEVLDLDADELLARYESELPRQPYTDDAYVLKLGEAQPRRKSRDVFGPWLARGVLLLFLALVGYIFYHFVLESGSWWPRSSTSSAWPSAPKVRDNLPPGPITETAPDTGNAGAAPAPDKEEPPPAPEKTELLFVREEGKTSLYEVRGTDALTLSLSAPGGDVWVRVQKDGEGGEVLFERTLRKGEQVDVDTKGAKSLWIRFGATANARIEVSGAELVLKDKPNVYNVWLQLGSSGSKASS, from the coding sequence ATGCCAGAACTCGGGGAGGTTATTCGTCGGGCGCGCGAAGAAAAGGGGATGGGTCTCGACGAGCTTGCGGCGATCACCAAGATTCAGCGGCGGTACCTGGAGGCCCTCGAGGCAGGGCAGTACACCCGGCTGCCCGGGCCGTTTTATACGCGGGCGTTCGTGCGCTCCGTGGCGGAAGTCCTCGACCTCGACGCCGACGAACTTCTGGCGCGCTACGAATCGGAACTGCCGCGACAGCCCTATACCGACGATGCTTACGTCCTCAAGCTGGGGGAGGCGCAGCCGCGGCGTAAGTCGCGGGACGTCTTCGGTCCTTGGTTGGCAAGGGGTGTCCTCCTCCTCTTTCTCGCACTCGTCGGGTACATCTTTTACCACTTCGTGCTGGAGAGCGGGTCGTGGTGGCCTCGTTCCTCGACTTCCTCGGCGTGGCCGAGTGCCCCCAAGGTGCGCGACAACCTCCCGCCGGGGCCCATTACCGAGACCGCCCCGGACACCGGAAATGCGGGAGCGGCCCCGGCTCCGGACAAGGAAGAACCGCCGCCCGCACCGGAAAAGACGGAGCTCTTGTTCGTGCGTGAGGAGGGGAAGACGTCCCTCTACGAAGTCCGGGGAACCGATGCCCTCACGTTGAGCCTCTCGGCGCCCGGGGGTGACGTGTGGGTGCGCGTGCAGAAGGACGGCGAAGGGGGCGAGGTCCTCTTCGAACGCACCCTGCGCAAGGGCGAGCAGGTGGACGTGGACACCAAGGGCGCCAAGAGTTTGTGGATCCGCTTCGGCGCCACGGCGAACGCCCGCATCGAGGTGAGCGGCGCGGAGCTCGTCCTCAAAGACAAGCCCAACGTGTACAACGTGTGGCTCCAGCTCGGAAGTTCGGGTTCCAAGGCCTCTTCGTGA
- a CDS encoding ACT domain protein, with protein sequence MAGDNRWYLEYHIAVDRPGLLGDIASLVGALGLNILTISGVDTRRRGLVLEGGDEARVELLAHVLDRMPTIRVTALRRPTLIDILAIRHGRYIEQDAVDRRVFRFTREELGILVNFLGELMKGEGRRLIGLRGVPRTGKTEAAVAAAVYAGKRWVLLSASLFGDVLRTELDAAERAPDVVYLVDAILTVFRGSPAHRELVREVLQSPHTVVVEHPDVFVEERFAAWEDFQLILELRNAPHEEIRYDVAALQERYARGGD encoded by the coding sequence ATGGCGGGGGACAACCGTTGGTATCTGGAGTACCACATCGCCGTAGACCGCCCCGGTCTCCTGGGGGACATCGCGTCCCTCGTAGGGGCCCTGGGGCTCAACATCCTCACGATCAGCGGGGTGGATACGCGCCGGCGCGGCCTCGTCCTCGAAGGCGGCGACGAAGCGCGCGTCGAGCTCCTCGCCCACGTCTTGGACCGAATGCCCACGATCCGGGTGACGGCCCTGCGTCGTCCGACACTTATCGATATCTTGGCGATTCGCCACGGACGCTACATCGAGCAGGACGCCGTCGACCGCCGGGTGTTTCGCTTTACGCGGGAAGAGCTTGGAATTCTCGTTAATTTCCTCGGAGAACTCATGAAGGGTGAGGGGCGGCGCCTCATAGGCCTCAGGGGCGTGCCGCGGACGGGCAAGACGGAGGCGGCCGTCGCCGCGGCGGTCTACGCGGGGAAACGCTGGGTCCTCCTCTCGGCCTCTCTCTTCGGCGACGTCCTTCGGACGGAGCTCGATGCGGCGGAACGCGCTCCGGACGTCGTGTACCTCGTAGACGCGATCCTCACCGTTTTCCGCGGCTCGCCGGCGCACCGGGAGCTCGTGCGCGAGGTGCTTCAAAGCCCCCACACCGTGGTCGTCGAGCACCCCGACGTCTTCGTCGAAGAACGCTTCGCGGCGTGGGAGGATTTTCAGCTCATCCTCGAGCTGCGGAATGCTCCGCACGAAGAGATTCGCTACGACGTCGCCGCCCTCCAGGAACGCTACGCCAGGGGGGGCGACTAG